A window from Solanum stenotomum isolate F172 chromosome 5, ASM1918654v1, whole genome shotgun sequence encodes these proteins:
- the LOC125865213 gene encoding transcription factor MYB1-like — protein MTSHVMIMSTPMTCTFLGVIRKGSWTEEEDILLRKCIDKYGEGKWHLVPTRAGLNRCRKSCRLRWLNYLRPHIKRGDFEPDEVDLILRLHKLLGNRWSLIAGRLPGRTANDVKNYWNTNLLRKLNTSTKFAPQPQEGINTSTIAPQPQEGIKCGQANAIIRPQPQKFRSSMKINVSWCNNNSMVNNEEASKDNNDMQWWANILENCNDIGEGEAERTLPSCKEINCNEIDKTPSLLHDGGNSMQQGQGDGGWDEFSLDDLWNLLN, from the exons ATGACTTCACATGTAATGATCATGAGTACTCCTATGACgtgtacatttttgggagtaataAGGAAAGGTTCATGgactgaagaagaagatattctTTTGAGGAAATGTATTGATAAGTATGGAGAAGGAAAGTGGCATCTTGTTCCAACTAGAGCTG GATTAAACAGATGCAGGAAAAGTTGTAGACTGAGGTGGCTAAATTATCTAAGGCCACATATCAAGAGAGGTGACTTTGAACCAGATGAAGTGGATCTCATCTTGAGACTTCATAAGCTCTTAGGCAACCG ATGGTCACTTATTGCTGGTAGACTTCCAGGAAGGACAGCTAACGATGTGAAAAACTATTGGAACACTAACCTTCTAAGGAAGCTAAATACCAGTACTAAATTTGCTCCTCAACCACAAGAAGGAATTAATACTAGTACTATTGCTCCTCAACCACAAGAAGGAATTAAGTGTGGGCAAGCCAATGCCATAATAAGACCTCAACCTCAGAAATTCAGAAGCTCCATGAAGATTAATGTCTCTTGGTGCAACAACAATAGTATGGTAAATAATGAAGAAGCATCGAAAGACAACAACGATATGCAATGGTGGGCAAATATACTGGAAAATTGCAATGACATTGGAGAAGGAGAAGCTGAAAGAACACTACCTTCATGTAAGGAAATTAATTGCAATGAAATTGATAAAACACCAAGTTTGTTACATGATGGAGGCAACTCCATGCAACAAGGACAAGGTGATGGTGGTTGGGATGAATTTTCTCTAGATGATTTATGGAatctacttaattaa
- the LOC125865210 gene encoding transcription factor MYB1-like — protein sequence MNTPMCASLGVRKGSWTEQEDFLLRKCIQIYGEGKWHLVPARAGLNRCRKSCRLRWLNYLRPHIKRGDFAPDEVDLILRLHKLLGNRWSLIAGRLPGRTANDVKNYWNTHFQKKLNIIAPPPPPPRPRPNHHLQIKHKSITVNKNEITRPQPRNFSNVKKNNSHWCNNKSMITNTLDKDDKRCKEIVVNISEKPTGENTSSIDDGVQWWTNLLENCNEIEEEVAVTNFEKTPTMLLHEEISPPLINGEGNSMQQGQSHDWDDFSTDIDLWNLLN from the exons atgaatactCCTATGTGTGCATCGTTGGGAGTCAGGAAAGGTTCATGGACTGAACAAGAagattttcttttaagaaaatgcATTCAAATATATGGTGAAGGAAAGTGGCATCTTGTTCCTGCTAGGGCTg GTTTAAATCGATGTCGAAAGAGTTGCAGACTAAGGTGGCTAAATTATCTAAGGCCACATATCAAGAGAGGTGACTTTGCTCCAGATGAAGTGGATCTCATCTTGAGACTTCATAAACTCTTAGGCAATAG GTGGTCACTTATTGCTGGTAGACTTCCAGGAAGGACAGCAAATGATGTGAAGAACTATTGGAACACTCACTTTCAAAAGAAGTTAAATATTATtgctcctcctcctcctcctcctcgcCCTCGTCCTAATCATCATCTACAGATTAAGCATAAGAGCATCACGGttaataagaatgaaataacaAGACCTCAACCTCGGAACTTCTCAAACGTTAAGAAGAATAATTCTCATTGGTGCAACAACAAAAGTATGATCACAAACACATTAGACAAAGACGACAAACGTTGCAAGGAAATCGTAGTAAATATTTCTGAGAAGCCAACAGGAGAAAATACATCGTCGATAGACGATGGAGTTCAATGGTGGACAAATTTACTGGAAAATTgcaatgaaattgaagaagaagtagctgttacaaattttgaaaaaacacCAACCATGTTGTTACATGAGGAAATATCACCACCGTTAATTAATGGTGAAGGCAATTCCATGCAACAAGGACAAAGTCATGATTGGGATGACTTTTCAACGGATATTGACTTATGGAATCTACTTAATTAA